The DNA window GAAATTTGGACTATTTAGATCAAAAATAGCTAAGACTTCCCTGATTCTTGGAGAAAAGAGAAATTTTGGAAATTGATTAATATACTCAAGGAAGGTTATAAGTGTAGAGGGATAATTTAAATTGAGCTGAACTATAAGTCCAAATGTGCCCATTAAAAAGGCACCTCCAAATAATATGAAACTTTTGATATCTGAGTATATATGAGCAATTATACCTAAAATTCCTAAGATTAAAATAAGAGGTATAAATTGAAAAGAGAAGTAGTAAAGAAATCCCCAAATTTGATCTATAAAAGCCCAAAATTGGTTATAGACAGGTACAGAAATAAACTCTCCTTCTCTTACATTACTAGTTCTTCTTGGGAAAATATTCATTGGTTCATACTGCTTCCTAGATAATACATCCCAAAAGGCTTGCCAAGTCTTAGGCTCTACTTGGTTTATAGGAATATCAAATCTTGACCTTATCAAAAGATAAGCCTCAGGCGTCACTCCAAGAAGAATCATAAGAAGCGTAAAACCTCTTGCATCCAAATAAAGTCTTGTATATAAGAAAAATAAAACAAATGTTAGAAAAGCTGAAGTAAAAATCAAAATTTTCCAAGCTTTAAAAACAGAAACAATGGAGGTAAAAGCTAAAATAAAGAAAGTTATGTCAAAAAAATTAAGGAGAAATTTTCTGTTATGTTTTTCCCATATACCTAAGTAAGTTAAAGTATAGCCTAAAATTAGAAAAACGATTAAAGCTCTGAAACTATAAGGTTCGTAAGTTGCCCTTAGTGCGCCTACAAAAAGAAAAAAGAAGCCTAACGTAGAAAAAAATTGTATATTAAAAATTTCTTCCTTTTTGATAAAAATTATAAATAAAATTAGGACAGGAACTATGATTAAGGATAAAAGATGAATACCTGAGCTTAAGGATAAAAGATAAAAGGAAGTAATTATATATCTTACTGACTCTCTATTATCCTTTTTCTCCCACCATTTATAAAGAAGGTAAACTGATAGAACTATAAAAAATGTTGAAGGCATGTAAGTTTCTGCTTCTATACTACTCCACCAGGTCGTAAAGGCAAAGGGTGCACATAAAGAGCCCATAAAAGCTGAGAAGTGAGTTAAAATATCTGGAATCTTTTTTGTAACTCTATTTAAAGTCTTATACAGAATCAAATAACCTAGAGCAGATGAAAAAGCACCTGAGAGAATTGAGATAAGTGTAATTTTTTGAACTACGTTTAAAAAGGGTAAAGGAATTAGGGCGAAAAATCTACCGATAATAACGTAGAGAGGGGTACCGGGTGGATGAGGTACACCTAAGATGTAGGAAGTTGCCAGAAACTCCCCGACATCCCAAAAAACGATTGTAGGAGCCGTTGTTTTAAGATAAATTGAAAAAGTAATTAAAAAAGATAGTGAGAAAAAAACTTTAGTTAAGTTTTTATTTCCCATAATGCTCTTCCATTTCACCTTCCTCTTCAATTTGAGCGTGTGCAGCAGCTATTCTCGCAATCGGGACTCTAAAGGGTGAACAAGAAACATAATCAAGACCTATTTTATGACAGAATTTAATTGATTCTGGGTCACCACCGTGCTCCCCACATATTCCAATTTTTAAGTTAGGATTTGATTTTCTCCCCTTTTGAACCGCAGTTTTCATTAAACTACCAACTCCCTCTTGGTCTAATGTTTTAAATGGATCATCCTTTAGAATTCCCTTTTCAATATAGTAATGCAAAAATTTTCCAATATCATCTCGTGAAAAACCATACACTGTTTGTGTTAAATCATTAGTTCCAAAAGAGAAGAAATCTGCAACCTTTGCTATTTCACCTGCTGTTACACATGCTCTAGGTAGCTCTATCATTGTCCCTACTTTATAATCAATTTTTACCCCCTCCCTTTCCATAACTTCCTTAGCTACTCTTTCAACTATTTCTCTCTGTAAAACCAATTCATCCTTTATTCCCACTAATGGTATCATGATTTCTGGAAATACTTTTATTCCCTCTTTTATAGCTTTTGCGGCAGCCTCAAAGATTGCTCTTGCCTGCATCTCTGTAATTTCAGGATAGGTGATACCAAGTCTACATCCTCTGTGACCAAGCATTGGGTTCATTTCTTTAAGAGCCTCCGTTATCTTTTTAATATCCTCTAAACTTTTCCCCGTCCTCTGGGCAAGTTTCCTCATGGATTCTTCATCTTTAGGTAAAAATTCATGAAGAGGAGGATCAAGAGTTCTAATTGTTACGGGATAACCGTCCATTTCCTTAAAGATTAGATAAAAATCTTCTCTCTGTAAGGGCAGAAGTTTCTCAAGAGCCCTTTTTCTTTCCTCTTCAGTTTCTGCAAGAATCATTTCCTGCATTATATATATCCTTTCTCCCTCAAAAAACATATGCTCGGTTCTACATAAACCAATTCCCTGAGCTCCAAATTCTCTTGCCTTTCTTGCATCTTGAGGTGTATCAGCATTTGCTCTAACCCCTAGTTTTCTTATTTTATCAGCATAACTTAAGAGCTCCATAAACTCTGGGAATATCTCTGGTTGAATCAGATCAGCTTTCCCAACGTATACCTTACCAGTGTTTCCATCAATACTTATAAAATCACCCTCATTTAACACTATTCCACCGACTTCCATAACTTTTCTTTGTTCATCTATGTGAAGAGCCTCACAACCAACAACGCAGGGTTTGCCCATACCTCTTGCAACAACAGCAGCATGTGAAGTCATACCACCTCTTGCTGTTAAGATACCCTTCGCTCTTGCCATGCCGTGGATATCATCAGGAGAGGTTTCAAGTCTTACAAGTATTACAGGTTCACCCATTTCGGCTCTTTGAAGGGCTTCATCAGCTGTAAAGTAAATTTTTCCTACTGCTGCACCTGGAGAAGCTGGAAGACCAACTGCTATAGGTGTATTCTTTTTCTCAAATTCACTTGAAATTTGTGGATGCAAAAGCTTTTCTATATCTTCACAAGAAACTCTTTTA is part of the Candidatus Hydrothermales bacterium genome and encodes:
- a CDS encoding DUF2723 domain-containing protein, translating into MGNKNLTKVFFSLSFLITFSIYLKTTAPTIVFWDVGEFLATSYILGVPHPPGTPLYVIIGRFFALIPLPFLNVVQKITLISILSGAFSSALGYLILYKTLNRVTKKIPDILTHFSAFMGSLCAPFAFTTWWSSIEAETYMPSTFFIVLSVYLLYKWWEKKDNRESVRYIITSFYLLSLSSGIHLLSLIIVPVLILFIIFIKKEEIFNIQFFSTLGFFFLFVGALRATYEPYSFRALIVFLILGYTLTYLGIWEKHNRKFLLNFFDITFFILAFTSIVSVFKAWKILIFTSAFLTFVLFFLYTRLYLDARGFTLLMILLGVTPEAYLLIRSRFDIPINQVEPKTWQAFWDVLSRKQYEPMNIFPRRTSNVREGEFISVPVYNQFWAFIDQIWGFLYYFSFQFIPLILILGILGIIAHIYSDIKSFILFGGAFLMGTFGLIVQLNLNYPSTLITFLEYINQFPKFLFSPRIREVLAIFDLNSPNFLQLLSSIPTEVRDRDYFFIPGYFFFGLYAGFGLFEVIRLTFENLKEKFLPYFKYIFMSISLLIPIWQITTFYHKVDRSLNYIAEDYSYNLLSCVDDGGIVFTNGDNDTFPLWALQNIFGYKKNVIVANLSLLNTDWYNIQLKRWGVPIHFSEDEIRKLVPFRTDRGIMLVRDIMIRDIIAGVFGYEFNENTKTKTLPTGVSIPEIFLLSGEEFMKEVIEKGKNKNPNPPLFFSMTCERRAYKDFTDYLLLEGMVYRLTPFKQSINSPFGTGMDVKKTEEYLHKKFKYRGIIKDGKKDESVFKDLTHDRLLAQYRSLAIVLGLYYQSVGNLEKAIREFEFSELFEGDVRGDEPDERRAWLAVKLTLADLYNRAGMFEKALLKAQETLKEAQVPEVFRVMGESYLGLGQLNKAEENLNRALSMGYVDPFLIIDLLTLYYLKKDTLNFRNIWKLAERFKNLPDFVRTKIDSLKNLMGLK
- the ppdK gene encoding pyruvate, phosphate dikinase — its product is MKKYVYSFGENEAEGNAYMKDLLGGKGANLHEMTRIGINVPPGFTISTEACVYYFKKKTLPKGLKEEVEKALELLEKRTGKKFGDPKNPLLLSVRSGARASMPGMMDTVLNLGLNDETVIGLGNLTGNMRFSYDSYRRFIMMFSDIVLGVERRKFEEVLEQKKKEKGVKYDHELDENDLKEIVEKFKDIVRKEKNIEFPQDPKEQLWKAIIAVFESWNNKRAVEYRRIYKIPDSWGTACNVQAMVFGNMGEDSGTGVAFTRNPSTGEKEVFGEFLFNAQGEDVVAGIRTPLPLLEVKERNPEIYDQLVSTFEKLEKHYRDVQDIEFTVEKGKVYFLQTRVAKRTPKAAVKIAVSMVKEGIIDEKTALKRVSCEDIEKLLHPQISSEFEKKNTPIAVGLPASPGAAVGKIYFTADEALQRAEMGEPVILVRLETSPDDIHGMARAKGILTARGGMTSHAAVVARGMGKPCVVGCEALHIDEQRKVMEVGGIVLNEGDFISIDGNTGKVYVGKADLIQPEIFPEFMELLSYADKIRKLGVRANADTPQDARKAREFGAQGIGLCRTEHMFFEGERIYIMQEMILAETEEERKRALEKLLPLQREDFYLIFKEMDGYPVTIRTLDPPLHEFLPKDEESMRKLAQRTGKSLEDIKKITEALKEMNPMLGHRGCRLGITYPEITEMQARAIFEAAAKAIKEGIKVFPEIMIPLVGIKDELVLQREIVERVAKEVMEREGVKIDYKVGTMIELPRACVTAGEIAKVADFFSFGTNDLTQTVYGFSRDDIGKFLHYYIEKGILKDDPFKTLDQEGVGSLMKTAVQKGRKSNPNLKIGICGEHGGDPESIKFCHKIGLDYVSCSPFRVPIARIAAAHAQIEEEGEMEEHYGK